One genomic region from Streptomyces sp. NBC_01304 encodes:
- a CDS encoding NAD-dependent epimerase/dehydratase family protein, translating into MDTYLVTGGAGFIGSHLTEALLAQGHTVVVLDDLSTGDKANLAAVWAHPRLRFVRGSVLDDRLVDELMGRVDAVVHLAAAVGVRLIVEQPLKSFTTNVRGTEHVIASAHRHGRRLLLASTSEIYGKNTGPLTETSDRVLGATSVARWSYSTAKAVDEILALAHHRELGLPVTVVRLFNTVGPRQSPAYGMVIPRLVRQAVAGEPLTVHGDGKQRRCFAHVADVVDALLRLLAHPAANGQIFNVGTAEETSIAELAARVVARAGSRSPVVLVPYDQVYGTGFEDMERRLPDTTRLRELTGWVPRRSLDDILDATIAEASHALRPVEPLGVPGPATEVPTTPSRLLG; encoded by the coding sequence ATGGATACGTACCTGGTCACCGGCGGTGCCGGATTCATCGGCTCGCACCTCACCGAGGCGCTGCTCGCCCAGGGCCACACCGTCGTCGTGCTCGACGACCTCTCCACCGGCGACAAGGCGAACCTCGCGGCCGTCTGGGCGCACCCGCGGCTGCGCTTCGTGCGCGGCTCGGTCCTCGACGACCGCCTCGTGGACGAACTGATGGGCCGCGTCGACGCGGTGGTCCATCTGGCGGCGGCCGTCGGGGTAAGGCTCATCGTCGAGCAGCCGCTCAAGTCCTTCACCACGAACGTCCGCGGCACCGAACACGTCATCGCGTCCGCCCACCGCCACGGCCGCCGCCTGCTGCTCGCCTCCACCTCGGAGATCTACGGCAAGAACACCGGACCGCTCACCGAGACCTCCGACCGCGTCCTCGGCGCGACCAGCGTGGCCCGCTGGTCGTACTCCACGGCCAAGGCGGTCGACGAGATCCTCGCCCTCGCGCACCACCGGGAACTGGGGCTCCCGGTGACGGTCGTACGCCTCTTCAACACGGTCGGCCCCCGGCAGAGCCCCGCCTACGGCATGGTCATCCCGCGCCTGGTCCGCCAGGCCGTCGCAGGCGAACCGCTCACCGTGCACGGCGACGGCAAGCAGCGCCGCTGCTTCGCACACGTCGCCGACGTCGTGGACGCGCTCCTGCGCCTCCTCGCCCACCCGGCGGCCAACGGCCAGATCTTCAACGTCGGCACCGCCGAGGAGACTTCGATCGCCGAACTCGCCGCCCGCGTGGTGGCGCGGGCGGGCAGCCGGTCGCCGGTCGTGCTCGTGCCGTACGACCAGGTCTACGGGACCGGCTTCGAGGACATGGAACGCCGGCTCCCGGACACGACGCGGCTGCGCGAGCTCACGGGGTGGGTGCCGCGCCGGAGTCTCGACGACATCCTCGACGCGACGATCGCGGAAGCCTCGCACGCGCTGCGCCCCGTCGAGCCGCTCGGCGTGCCCGGCCCGGCCACCGAAGTCCCGACTACCCCTT
- a CDS encoding nucleotide sugar dehydrogenase — METAGAVRTVVVVGLGYVGLPLAVRAVEAGFAVVGLDIDEQRVKRLTAGDSYVEDITADRLLAALDTGRLGFTVDAVDAAGFDVCVITVPTPLRDGAPDLSYIESAGTSIAPLLRPGATVVLESTSYPGTTQDVLLPLLERGSGLRAGADFHVGYSPERIDPGNPRWQLENTPKVVSGIDDDSLEAVEAFYDRIVQRTVPVSSPRTAELTKLLENTFRQVNIALVNELAMCARPLGVDIWEAVEAAATKPFGFMPFYPGPGVGGHCLPVDPSYLSWQVRRQLQHDVRFVSLAQEINEHMPEHVVRRVEAGLRRPLDGARVLVLGLAYKKNTGDVRESPAVAVCEVLRERGARVRAVEPYADPRELPAEVLCVELTAAELREADAVVLTTDHDVFDYELVAREAPYVLDTRNRCGGGVDRL, encoded by the coding sequence ATGGAAACAGCAGGTGCCGTACGCACTGTGGTGGTCGTCGGCCTCGGATACGTCGGGCTGCCGCTCGCCGTGCGCGCCGTGGAGGCCGGGTTCGCGGTCGTCGGGCTCGACATCGACGAACAGCGGGTCAAGCGGCTGACCGCCGGGGACTCGTACGTCGAGGACATCACCGCCGACCGGCTGCTCGCCGCGCTGGACACCGGCCGGCTCGGGTTCACCGTGGACGCCGTGGACGCCGCCGGGTTCGACGTCTGCGTGATCACCGTGCCGACCCCGCTGCGCGACGGGGCCCCGGACCTCTCGTACATCGAGAGCGCCGGCACCTCGATCGCCCCGCTGCTTCGCCCCGGCGCCACGGTCGTCCTGGAGTCGACCAGCTATCCCGGCACCACCCAGGACGTCCTGCTGCCGCTCCTGGAGCGGGGCAGCGGGCTGCGCGCCGGGGCCGACTTCCACGTCGGCTACAGCCCGGAGCGCATCGACCCGGGCAATCCGCGCTGGCAGCTGGAGAACACCCCGAAGGTCGTCTCCGGCATCGACGACGACTCGCTCGAAGCGGTCGAGGCGTTCTACGACCGGATCGTGCAGCGCACCGTGCCGGTCTCCTCGCCGCGCACCGCGGAGCTGACCAAGCTCCTGGAGAACACCTTCCGGCAGGTCAACATCGCCCTCGTCAACGAGCTCGCGATGTGCGCGCGGCCGCTCGGCGTCGACATCTGGGAGGCGGTCGAGGCGGCGGCGACGAAGCCGTTCGGCTTCATGCCCTTCTATCCGGGCCCCGGCGTCGGCGGGCACTGTCTGCCCGTCGACCCCTCCTATCTGTCCTGGCAGGTACGCCGGCAGCTGCAGCACGACGTGCGGTTCGTGTCGCTGGCCCAGGAGATCAACGAGCACATGCCGGAGCACGTCGTACGCCGCGTCGAGGCGGGCCTTCGCCGGCCGCTGGACGGGGCGCGGGTGCTCGTCCTCGGGCTCGCGTACAAGAAGAACACCGGGGACGTACGCGAATCCCCCGCCGTCGCCGTCTGCGAGGTGCTGCGCGAGCGCGGCGCCCGGGTGCGCGCCGTCGAGCCGTACGCCGACCCGCGCGAGCTGCCGGCCGAGGTGCTCTGCGTCGAGCTGACGGCGGCGGAGCTGCGCGAGGCCGACGCGGTGGTGCTCACGACGGACCACGACGTCTTCGACTACGAGCTCGTCGCGCGCGAGGCGCCGTACGTGCTCGACACGCGCAACCGGTGCGGCGGGGGCGTCGACCGGCTCTGA
- a CDS encoding class I SAM-dependent methyltransferase has product MIPNRLLEHYEDKYAAEEVAPAPPAYPLDVRRPRHRAGNAVANLARLLPPGADVLELAAGNGQIGESLRAGGVPFGSYTLSEISPPRLAGLRRAFTDPRFEVAYADAERPSEKLSGKYDAVVMLALIEHLIDPMGAMRDIASLLKPGGFVYVDTPNIAKWTRRLRLAGGRFPSTASVDEGLTRGDGVPADLHDEGHLHYFTYRSLSLMLTERCGYASTEFHPYYEAPRYFGDRLGTALSRWRPGFFAEISMVARVKDA; this is encoded by the coding sequence ATGATCCCCAACCGACTGCTGGAGCACTACGAGGACAAGTACGCCGCCGAGGAGGTCGCCCCCGCGCCGCCCGCGTACCCCCTCGACGTCCGCCGGCCCCGCCACCGTGCGGGCAACGCGGTCGCCAACCTCGCCCGGCTGCTGCCGCCCGGCGCCGACGTCCTGGAGCTCGCCGCGGGCAACGGGCAGATCGGGGAGAGCCTCAGGGCCGGCGGCGTACCGTTCGGCAGCTACACGCTGAGCGAGATCTCCCCGCCCCGCCTCGCCGGACTGCGCCGCGCCTTCACCGACCCGCGCTTCGAGGTCGCGTACGCGGACGCGGAGCGCCCCTCCGAGAAGCTGAGCGGCAAGTACGACGCCGTGGTGATGCTCGCCCTGATCGAGCACCTCATCGACCCGATGGGCGCGATGCGGGACATCGCCTCGCTGCTCAAGCCGGGCGGGTTCGTGTACGTAGACACCCCGAACATCGCCAAGTGGACGCGGCGGCTGCGGCTGGCCGGGGGCCGCTTCCCCTCGACGGCCTCGGTCGACGAGGGCCTGACGCGCGGCGACGGGGTGCCCGCCGACCTGCACGACGAGGGGCATCTGCACTACTTCACGTACCGGTCGCTCTCGCTGATGCTGACCGAGCGCTGCGGGTACGCGTCCACCGAGTTCCACCCCTACTACGAGGCGCCGCGCTACTTCGGCGACCGGCTCGGCACGGCCCTGTCCAGGTGGCGGCCCGGCTTCTTCGCCGAGATCAGCATGGTTGCCAGGGTCAAGGACGCCTGA
- a CDS encoding (Fe-S)-binding protein, whose amino-acid sequence MQLAAIIVSMVLIVVGVALFARAIAQIYRFVRLGQNVPAGTRTDEPVQRTVTVAREFLGHTRMNRWGIVGVAHWFVAVGFFSLLLTIVNATGQLFKADWELPIIGSWAPYNMFVEFIGTMTVLGILTLIVIRQLNRPGGAGRKSRFAGSNTGQAYFVETVILIVGVCIFTLHALEGALHHVDGYEASFFISYPFVSWFSGMDLSTLQNLVYFFAGLKIATSFIWMITVALKTDMGVAWHRFLAFPNIWFKRNADGGTSLGALLPMTSGGKEIDFEDPGEDDVFGVSQVEQFSWKGILDFSTCTECGRCQSQCPAWNTGKPLSPKLLIMSLRDHAHAKAPYLLAGGGKSMEGEEKASAEQLADVPAAALAEAERPLIGTLEENGVIDPDVLWSCTTCGACVEQCPVDIEHVDHIVDMRRYQVMIESSFPSEAGTMLKNLEKKGNPWGLAKKQRLEWTKEVDFEIPVVGKDIEDLTEVEYLYWVGCAGALEDRAKKTTKAFAELLHMAGVKFAIMGGDEKCTGDSARRLGNEPLFQELGMENVATLNAAFGEDDEDEATKKPKSAKKIVATCPHCLNTLGNEYPQLGGDYEVIHHTQLLQHLIDEGKLIPVTPVEGLITYHDPCYLGRHNKIYTPPRQIMDAVPGLRQQEMHRHKERGFCCGAGGARMWMEERIGKRINTERVDEALSLNPDIVSTACPFCLVMLTDSVNGKKNDGAAKESLQVVDVAQLLLDSVKTPVDPAGSEESEDAPEPEPVK is encoded by the coding sequence ATGCAACTCGCCGCGATCATCGTCTCGATGGTCCTGATCGTGGTCGGCGTCGCGCTGTTCGCCCGAGCCATCGCGCAGATCTACCGCTTCGTGCGGCTCGGACAGAACGTCCCCGCGGGGACGCGCACCGACGAACCCGTACAGCGCACTGTCACCGTGGCCAGGGAGTTCCTGGGCCACACCAGGATGAACCGCTGGGGCATCGTCGGTGTGGCGCACTGGTTCGTGGCCGTGGGCTTCTTCTCGCTGCTCCTGACGATCGTCAACGCCACCGGCCAGCTCTTCAAGGCCGACTGGGAACTGCCGATCATCGGCAGCTGGGCGCCGTACAACATGTTCGTCGAGTTCATCGGCACGATGACGGTGCTCGGCATCCTGACCCTGATCGTCATCCGGCAGCTGAACCGGCCCGGCGGCGCGGGCCGCAAGTCCCGCTTCGCCGGCTCCAACACCGGCCAGGCGTACTTCGTCGAGACGGTCATCCTGATCGTCGGCGTCTGCATCTTCACGCTGCACGCCCTTGAAGGCGCCCTGCACCACGTGGACGGCTACGAGGCCTCGTTCTTCATCTCGTACCCGTTCGTCTCGTGGTTCTCGGGCATGGACCTGTCCACGCTCCAGAACCTCGTCTACTTCTTCGCCGGGCTGAAGATCGCGACCTCCTTCATCTGGATGATCACGGTCGCGCTGAAGACCGACATGGGTGTCGCCTGGCACCGCTTCCTCGCCTTCCCGAACATCTGGTTCAAGCGGAACGCGGACGGCGGGACCTCGCTGGGCGCGCTGCTTCCGATGACGTCCGGCGGCAAGGAGATCGACTTCGAGGACCCGGGCGAAGACGACGTCTTCGGCGTCTCCCAGGTCGAGCAGTTCTCCTGGAAGGGCATCCTCGACTTCTCCACCTGCACCGAGTGCGGGCGTTGCCAGTCGCAGTGCCCCGCCTGGAACACCGGAAAGCCGCTCTCCCCCAAGCTGCTGATCATGTCCCTTCGGGACCACGCGCACGCCAAGGCGCCGTACCTGCTCGCGGGTGGCGGCAAGTCCATGGAGGGCGAGGAGAAGGCGAGCGCCGAGCAGCTGGCCGACGTACCGGCCGCCGCTCTCGCGGAAGCCGAGCGCCCGTTGATCGGCACCCTCGAAGAGAACGGCGTCATCGACCCGGACGTCCTGTGGTCCTGCACCACCTGCGGCGCCTGTGTCGAGCAGTGCCCGGTCGACATCGAGCACGTCGACCACATCGTCGACATGCGCCGCTACCAGGTGATGATCGAGTCCAGCTTCCCCAGCGAGGCCGGCACGATGCTCAAGAACCTGGAGAAGAAGGGCAACCCCTGGGGGCTCGCCAAGAAGCAGCGCCTGGAGTGGACGAAGGAAGTCGACTTCGAGATCCCGGTCGTCGGCAAGGACATCGAAGACCTCACCGAGGTCGAGTACCTCTACTGGGTCGGCTGCGCGGGCGCCCTGGAGGACCGGGCCAAGAAGACCACCAAGGCCTTCGCGGAGCTCCTGCACATGGCGGGCGTCAAGTTCGCGATCATGGGCGGCGACGAGAAGTGCACCGGTGACTCGGCACGGCGCCTCGGCAACGAGCCGCTGTTCCAGGAGCTCGGCATGGAGAACGTCGCCACGCTGAACGCGGCGTTCGGTGAGGACGACGAGGACGAGGCGACCAAGAAGCCCAAGTCCGCGAAGAAGATCGTCGCGACCTGCCCGCACTGCCTCAACACCCTCGGCAACGAGTACCCGCAGCTCGGCGGCGACTACGAGGTCATCCACCACACCCAGCTGCTCCAGCACCTCATCGACGAGGGCAAGCTGATCCCGGTCACCCCGGTCGAGGGTCTGATCACCTACCACGACCCCTGCTACCTGGGCCGTCACAACAAGATCTACACGCCCCCGCGCCAGATCATGGACGCCGTCCCGGGCCTGCGTCAGCAGGAGATGCACCGCCACAAGGAGCGCGGCTTCTGCTGTGGCGCCGGTGGCGCCAGGATGTGGATGGAGGAGCGGATCGGCAAGCGCATCAACACCGAGCGCGTGGACGAGGCGCTGTCCCTCAACCCGGACATCGTGTCGACCGCCTGCCCGTTCTGTCTGGTGATGCTGACGGACTCGGTCAACGGCAAGAAGAACGACGGGGCCGCGAAGGAGTCGCTGCAGGTCGTCGACGTGGCGCAGCTGCTGCTCGACTCCGTGAAGACTCCGGTGGACCCGGCGGGTTCGGAGGAGTCCGAGGACGCTCCGGAGCCGGAGCCGGTGAAGTAG